In Cytophagales bacterium, the sequence TCCCTGAACGAATTTTAGCAACCCTTTTGATTTCAAAGGCGAATATACCTTTATCACCATAAAGAACAAAATCTACTTCAAGACCATTGGATGTTCTCCAGAAATGTAATTTATAATCCAACCCAAAGTTAGAATTGACAGATATCAATTCCTGAAATAATAAAGTTTCCAGCGCAATACCATCAATCTCTTCAGGTCTGTCTAATGGACCTGAGGGTCTGATTGCTCTGTAAACTCCCACATCAAAAAAATAGAATTTTTGATGTTTAACAAGCCGTCTTTTTGCTCTCTTTGCAAAAACAGGAATACGATAAGCAATAAGTAAGTCTTCGAGAATAGAAAAATAGTTTTCTACGACCTTTCTCTCAACGGCACAATCTTGTGCTACAGAGGTAACATTTAACACAGATCCTTGTGAAAAACTGGCTGATTCCATAAATCGGGCAAAAGCGCCAAGGTTTCTGGTCAGTCCTTCCTGCTTCACCTCTTCTTCAAGATATGTTTTGTAGTAACTTTGCAAATATGCCTTGGGATCTTCCTCAGTATAAACACATGGCAGATGTCCGTATTTTAGGGAATGATTTAAGTCAAAATCAAAACCTAATTCAGTAGCTGAAAGAGGATGCATAGATAGTTGTAAAGCCCTTCCTGCGAGTAAATTAACATTTTCTTTTTTTATCTTTCTTGCGCTTGACCCTGTTAAAATAAATCTGAACCGATATTTTTCAATTAACCTGTGCACTTCATCTAAAAGCTCAGGTATTTTTTGTATTTCATCAATGATTATCCAATTTTTGCCAACATTTTTTGGTATCAGATTTTCCAATCTCTGCGGATTGGCTAAAAGGTCATTGTATAGCTCCGATTCAAGCAGATCTATATAAATGGCATCAGGAAAAGTTGTTTTTACCCAGGTAGTTTTCCCTGTTCCCCTGGGGCCAAATAAAAAAAAGCTCTTTTGAGAGGGGTATTGTATTATTCTGGAATACATAACTCCATTTTACATATAAATTTGGAAGTGCAAAGTTAATAATGCATTTCTGAATTATGTTGTTTTTTTAAGTTTTTATTTGAAATAAAATTGCCAAAAATTTATATTAATCAGAAAACAATGGTACTAATCTATCAGATAAATTTGCGGATACAATTTCAGCTCCGATAGCGTTTACATGAGTCGCATCTTTCCAATATTTTGGATTTCCCAATTCTTTTATTTTCTCTCTGGATAAATCAAGATACACAATATTATTCTTACTAAACAAACTATCCAAATATTTCCGGGTTTGATTTAAAACAGATAAATTTTTATAATAATAAGGGGTTGTAAAGCAAATCAATTTAATATTATTGCTTTTACATAGCTGAATGATTTCCACCAGGTATTTTACTTTATCTTCTCTAAAATGCAGCCGCTTAGCAGGATTTTGCCGGGAAGAATATAGAACATTGATACTATCCATAACAGAAGGGGGCCATGGTTCGTAACCATTATCATTTATTATTGGTGCGATTTTGGTTTGCAAAAAATTTTTTATCATGTTTATGACGCGCCCATTATACCGATACAATTTTAACGCAAATTTATATTTTTCGAATTTAGATAGCTCGTTCGTGTATCTTGTAACAATTTCATTTTTCCCATAGTAATATTTTAGATTTTGTATATCTACAGGCTTGATTTCTGAAAATTCAGAACCTTGATAAATATCAGGGTCAATGTGCAATAACAAAATTGATGGTTCTTTTTTCGCATTAATAATGATACTTAGTAAGCCTAATTGAAAAACATCATCCATACCGCCATGGCCGATATTATAACCACT encodes:
- a CDS encoding ATP-binding protein; its protein translation is MYSRIIQYPSQKSFFLFGPRGTGKTTWVKTTFPDAIYIDLLESELYNDLLANPQRLENLIPKNVGKNWIIIDEIQKIPELLDEVHRLIEKYRFRFILTGSSARKIKKENVNLLAGRALQLSMHPLSATELGFDFDLNHSLKYGHLPCVYTEEDPKAYLQSYYKTYLEEEVKQEGLTRNLGAFARFMESASFSQGSVLNVTSVAQDCAVERKVVENYFSILEDLLIAYRIPVFAKRAKRRLVKHQKFYFFDVGVYRAIRPSGPLDRPEEIDGIALETLLFQELISVNSNFGLDYKLHFWRTSNGLEVDFVLYGDKGIFAFEIKRVAKIRSGMLSGIKSFHRDYPEARIFFVYGGNRVMHDGEIEIVPIDRLLKNLKDILI